In Dehalogenimonas etheniformans, one genomic interval encodes:
- a CDS encoding response regulator transcription factor yields MDVLIFNPSQKDTETITSVFDSLWPGSCTKVATTTEHALSVFEKSRFDLVIIVVNLRDICFDLVKDLRRFSDVPVVVIDGNPNEYALMKFIDLGADDYLVSPFKPLELLYHCKAIVRRAFGMDSDNEPLEVGLLRLDALLHRAEMGGQQIPLSRTESIVLSHLMKNAGRVVSHNSLARAIWGDETVEANGTIRTYIERLRKKLGDNPRNPSLILTETGYGYRLAKPFKLHLNPVLSLIVTVINMIAALPLFSVIDCDAL; encoded by the coding sequence ATGGATGTCCTGATCTTCAATCCTTCCCAAAAAGATACTGAAACAATAACATCAGTATTCGACAGCTTGTGGCCTGGGTCGTGTACCAAGGTGGCTACGACAACCGAACATGCCCTCTCAGTATTTGAGAAATCTCGTTTCGATCTCGTCATAATCGTCGTTAATCTTCGAGACATATGTTTTGATTTAGTTAAAGATCTGAGACGGTTCTCAGATGTACCGGTGGTGGTGATAGATGGCAATCCCAACGAATATGCGTTAATGAAGTTTATCGATCTAGGTGCTGATGACTATCTCGTGAGTCCATTCAAACCGTTGGAACTGCTATATCACTGTAAGGCAATAGTACGCCGGGCATTCGGGATGGACTCAGATAACGAACCTCTCGAGGTTGGCCTGCTAAGACTTGACGCCCTGCTACACCGAGCGGAGATGGGCGGTCAACAAATCCCGCTATCACGTACAGAAAGTATCGTCCTAAGCCATTTGATGAAAAATGCCGGGCGGGTGGTCAGCCACAACAGTTTGGCACGAGCTATATGGGGTGATGAAACTGTTGAAGCTAACGGTACGATTCGAACATACATTGAACGCCTCCGAAAAAAGCTCGGTGATAATCCCAGGAATCCATCTTTAATCTTGACTGAAACAGGGTATGGCTATAGACTGGCTAAACCCTTCAAGCTCCATCTCAATCCTGTTTTGTCACTAATTGTCACGGTTATTAACATGATTGCTGCGTTACCCCTCTTTTCAGTCATAGATTGCGACGCTCTTTAG
- a CDS encoding recombinase family protein: protein MSTPATCPVTPEALNGYIQDAAKAAGYSQGFGVKGCDLKQPFWWAGYCRQSLDAQGLNNRLPEYLLSLAKMAKAQGAIVPLEYVLYDHVSGEHLDRPAMQFLRHDLVDHGKVLGIFFADLRCLSREPAPQQVFERECEIRGIKLIFGDAPSGMDTASQFVRSALTYSNKLTRLATHNNARAGNIGRVLKGLVPACKAPYGYRYRRDAEITSAGKILIKKAWWEIDNLDENSEIIEHSPAWVVQAIFRWTGRENRTTHWVAKTLNEIGIPKPGGGVWRPNTVCGLLGNRCYTGQHFYNAASMVPNPARPLGDVTGKVRRTILRPKPKEEWIEFSVPQIITQDLWQSAMDTVAKRGRGRGKQGKAIQALLRGRIFCPVCSLPMVVRRDGRDHKVFYHCTRRYRAWDEKNACSNRKFIPGSWDESVWDIVYALLWDDVWLEQQVEVERSNHQASTKLIDSELRKINIMRSKIAKVQVGYEEGVYDAVEAKNRIKGCQAGILVAEKEIQKLSSQNNGDCVLGSVESLKRQLEELRHINLESASFEDKFNIIRLLNVRVFPSEDLKTMRIKVGLDTHQYGEDGTQNACGKVLYAPPRIPIRKTVSLNYFTAISHYPEYNNPSNVSVGIRSQPIDI from the coding sequence ATGAGCACTCCGGCGACTTGTCCGGTGACCCCGGAAGCACTTAATGGATATATCCAAGACGCAGCCAAAGCGGCTGGATATTCCCAGGGTTTCGGCGTCAAGGGTTGCGATCTAAAACAGCCTTTCTGGTGGGCTGGTTACTGCCGCCAGAGCTTGGATGCGCAAGGCTTGAATAACAGATTACCTGAATATTTACTTAGTTTAGCCAAAATGGCGAAAGCCCAAGGTGCGATAGTTCCATTAGAATATGTGCTGTATGATCACGTATCAGGTGAACATCTCGACCGCCCGGCGATGCAATTCCTACGGCACGATCTTGTTGACCACGGTAAGGTGCTAGGGATATTCTTTGCCGACCTGAGGTGCCTGTCCCGCGAGCCCGCGCCGCAGCAAGTCTTTGAACGTGAATGCGAAATTCGCGGCATAAAACTAATCTTCGGCGATGCTCCGTCCGGTATGGACACCGCGTCCCAGTTCGTACGTTCAGCACTCACCTACAGTAATAAATTAACTAGGTTGGCAACACATAACAACGCTCGAGCCGGCAACATCGGGCGGGTTCTCAAGGGCTTAGTACCAGCCTGCAAGGCTCCGTACGGTTACAGGTACCGCCGCGACGCTGAAATCACCAGCGCTGGCAAAATACTTATCAAGAAAGCATGGTGGGAAATCGATAATCTGGATGAAAACTCCGAGATTATCGAGCATAGCCCAGCCTGGGTTGTGCAGGCGATTTTCAGGTGGACCGGGCGGGAAAACCGGACAACCCATTGGGTGGCAAAAACACTCAACGAAATTGGAATTCCCAAACCGGGAGGAGGGGTCTGGAGGCCAAACACAGTGTGTGGCCTGTTGGGTAATCGTTGCTACACGGGTCAGCACTTCTACAACGCCGCCTCCATGGTGCCCAATCCGGCGCGTCCGCTGGGTGATGTCACTGGCAAAGTCAGAAGAACCATTTTGCGGCCAAAGCCAAAAGAGGAATGGATAGAGTTCTCAGTACCCCAGATAATCACTCAGGATTTATGGCAAAGTGCGATGGATACAGTCGCAAAAAGAGGTAGGGGAAGGGGTAAACAGGGTAAGGCTATTCAGGCTTTGTTACGGGGGCGGATCTTTTGCCCAGTATGTTCTCTTCCAATGGTGGTCAGACGCGACGGGCGGGATCACAAAGTCTTTTACCATTGCACCCGCCGATACCGGGCTTGGGATGAGAAAAACGCCTGCAGCAACCGAAAATTCATTCCCGGAAGCTGGGACGAGTCGGTTTGGGATATTGTGTATGCTCTTCTGTGGGATGATGTTTGGCTCGAGCAACAGGTTGAAGTGGAACGATCCAATCACCAGGCTTCAACAAAGTTGATAGATTCGGAACTGCGAAAAATTAACATTATGCGATCAAAAATCGCTAAAGTTCAGGTGGGTTACGAAGAAGGTGTCTACGACGCTGTCGAGGCTAAGAACCGAATCAAAGGTTGCCAAGCAGGGATTCTGGTTGCTGAAAAAGAAATCCAAAAGCTCAGCAGCCAAAATAACGGCGATTGTGTTCTAGGAAGCGTAGAATCGCTAAAACGTCAACTTGAAGAACTGCGGCACATTAATCTAGAGTCAGCCAGTTTTGAAGACAAATTTAACATCATAAGGTTGTTAAATGTTCGGGTATTCCCTTCCGAAGATTTAAAGACGATGAGGATTAAGGTAGGCCTGGATACTCATCAATACGGGGAGGATGGCACTCAAAATGCGTGTGGGAAAGTCCTATATGCCCCACCAAGAATCCCAATACGTAAAACGGTTTCTCTGAATTATTTTACAGCTATCTCCCACTACCCTGAATACAACAATCCCTCCAATGTTTCAGTTGGTATCAGATCTCAACCTATAGATATATAA